The nucleotide sequence CGACCGCGGGTGGCCCTGCTCGCCTTCGGCTGCATGGTGGCACCGGCGCTGGAAGCCGCCGAAATCATCGACGCGGTGGTCGCCGACATGCGTTTCGTCAAGCCACTCGATACCGAGCTGATCCTCGACCTCGCACAGGAAAATGACCTGCTGGTCACGCTGGAGGACAACGTCCGCGCCGGTGGCGCCGGGTCAGCCGTCAACGAGGCGCTGGTCGCCCATCACCAGCAGGTGCCGGTCCTCAACCTGGGCCTGCCCGACCAGTTCGTCGAACACGGAACCCGCGAAGAGCTGATGGCCCAGTGGGGCCTCGATGGTGCCGGCATTCTTCGCAGCATCCAGAAGCGGCTGCGCGCCAAGGACCTCGACGAGAGCGCGTTGCGAAAATTGGGGTGAAAGCCGCCAGCGAGCAGTACTCGCTAGCGAGGGTCAACCCCACCGATGTTTCGAGCACTGCTCGCAGGTGGGGTGAACGCACCGACATGGAAGCCGGGGCCGGAGTGGATTAGCGCAGTGACGGTTCGCCATGATGGCCAGCGCCAAGGTGTATTCGCGGCACAATCCAACAGCGGTGTCGGCTCGCAGGACGGTACTTCGTCAATACGATTTCGTATGTCGGTTGCAGCGGTTTCGCTCTGCTGAGCGAGGCACCTTTCTTTGCTCGTGCAAAGAAGCCCCCGCACGACACGGAGCGTGCGCAGCACGGTGGAGCGGGAGTGCGGGTGCGTGGCTGCATTTTGCTTTGGGCCCGGGGGGCGGCGTCTGCCCCCGCACCCACGCTGCGCGGCACCGTGGGGCAGCCGCCCCCAAAGAAAGCACGCCCGGAGAGGGCGCCGGCTGCGCCGGTCCCCGGCCGATCTGCCGTGCTCGGGGCCGGTCTGAGACGACATCCTGTCGTCGCATCCCTCAGCCGGACATCGTGTCCGGCTGACCCGCTGTGCGCGCTGCGCTGCTCGGTCCACGCCAAGGGGCCCGAAAAGCGAAAAGCCCGCAGGCCGTGACGCTTTTGCGGTTGTTCCCGTTGAGGGCGCCGGACGGTCTGACGAGCGCAGGGGAGCGCGGGATACGATGTCCCGCTCAGGGCCGGCGCGGCAGGCGGCGCGGCAATCTCGTCCGGCCGGCATTGCCCTCGATCACGAGATCGCCACGGGGCTGCGCCCCTCGCGATGACAACCCCTTTCCCCGTCATTGCGAGCCCGCTCAGCGGGCGTGGCAATCTCGTCTGGCGGGCAGTACCCCGAATACGCGTTGGGTTGTGCCGCTAATACACCTCAGCGCTGGCCATCGTGGCGAACCGTCACTTCGCGAATCCACTCCGGCCCCGGCTTCCATGCCGGGTCGTTCAGCCCGCCAGCGAGCAGTGCTCGCTAAACGGCTGTTGTGCCGCTAATACACCTCAGCGCTGGCCATCGTGGCGAACCGTCACTTCGCGAATCCACTCCGGCCCCGGCTTCCATGCCGGGTCGTTCAGCCCGCCAGCGAGCAGTGCTCGCTAAACGGCGGGCTTCACCCACTTAAGCCGCTCTCTTAGGTACACCACCTCCCCCACGATCAACAGGCTGGCGCCGGTCACCTCGGCGCTGGCGACCTTGGCGGCGAGGGTGGCGAGGGTGCCGGTGATCACCTGTTGGGTGGGTTGTGTGCCCTCGACGACGAGGGCGCAGGGCCAGTCGTCCGGCAGACCGTGGGCGATGAAGGCGGCGCACAGCATCGGTAACGTCGACAGGCCCATGTAGACCACCACGGTCTGCCCGGGGCGCGCCAGCGTTGGCCATGGCAGGCTCAAGGCCCCATCGGCCCGCGCGTGGCCGGTTACGAAGATGCAGGTCTGGGCGTAGTCGCGGTGGGTCAGCGGGATGCCGGCGTAGGCGGCACAGCCGCTGGCGGCGGTGATGCCCGGCACCACCTGGAACGGAATGCCGTGGTCGGCCAGCCGCTCGATCTCTTCGCCCCCCCGGCCGAAGATGAACGGGTCGCCGCCCTTCAGCCGCAATACCCGCTTGCCGGCACTGGCGAGCCGCACCAGCTCTGCATTGATCTCGTCCTGCGGCACCGTGTGCTGGTGCTTCTTCTTGCCGACGAAGATGCGCTCGGCATCGCGCCGCACCAGGTCGAGAATGGCGGGCGCCACCAGGCGGTCGTAGAGCACCACGTCGCACTGCTGCATCAGCCGCAGGGCGCGAAAAGTGAGCAGGTCCGGGTCGCCCGGCCCTGCGCCGACCAGGTACACCTCACCGGTGGGGCTGTCGGCCTCGGCCACCAGGGCGTCGAGCACGGCACCGGCGGCTGTCAGATCACCGCGGTGTACGGCTTCGGGGCCGCGGCCATCGAGAAACCGTTCCCACAGGCGGCGGCGCACATCCACCCCCAATTTCGGTTTGAGCCGGGCCCGCGCCTCGCCCATGAACCGGGCCAGCGCGCCGAGGGTGGCCGGCAAGGTGGTTTCCAGCTGCTCGCGCAGTCGGCGTGCCAGCACCGGTGCACTGCCCGCTGAGCTGATGGCAATCAGCAGCGGGCTGCGGTCGATGATGGCAGGGGTGATGAAGCGACTGTGACGGGGATCGTCCACCACATTGACCCAGACACCGGCAGTCTCGGCGGCGGCGGCAACCGCGCGGTTGACGGCCATG is from Flagellatimonas centrodinii and encodes:
- the cysG gene encoding siroheme synthase CysG; amino-acid sequence: MSFWPYFPVFVRLQDQPVLLVGGGEVALRKARLLVRAGARVRVVAPEVHAELAALQGVEVIGQGFEPAHLEGMRLCVAATDDMAVNRAVAAAAETAGVWVNVVDDPRHSRFITPAIIDRSPLLIAISSAGSAPVLARRLREQLETTLPATLGALARFMGEARARLKPKLGVDVRRRLWERFLDGRGPEAVHRGDLTAAGAVLDALVAEADSPTGEVYLVGAGPGDPDLLTFRALRLMQQCDVVLYDRLVAPAILDLVRRDAERIFVGKKKHQHTVPQDEINAELVRLASAGKRVLRLKGGDPFIFGRGGEEIERLADHGIPFQVVPGITAASGCAAYAGIPLTHRDYAQTCIFVTGHARADGALSLPWPTLARPGQTVVVYMGLSTLPMLCAAFIAHGLPDDWPCALVVEGTQPTQQVITGTLATLAAKVASAEVTGASLLIVGEVVYLRERLKWVKPAV